The Peribacillus sp. FSL E2-0218 genome contains a region encoding:
- a CDS encoding YutD family protein, with protein MITINNLTYEIIEDEREGYNEEAFKARYSEILTKYDYIVGDWGYGQLRLRGFFDDTNQKATFDTKISTLSEYLYEYCNFGCPYFVAKKIKK; from the coding sequence ATGATTACCATCAATAACCTGACCTATGAAATAATCGAGGATGAAAGGGAAGGCTATAACGAAGAAGCCTTTAAAGCCAGGTACAGTGAGATTTTAACGAAGTATGATTATATTGTGGGGGACTGGGGCTATGGTCAATTAAGGCTGCGGGGCTTTTTTGATGATACGAATCAGAAAGCGACCTTTGACACGAAAATCAGCACACTTAGTGAATATTTATATGAATACTGTAATTTTGGCTGCCCGTATTTCGTCGC
- a CDS encoding YhcN/YlaJ family sporulation lipoprotein: MKKTIMTLGLSSIIALTGCSDKQEQGLGAKNHAGNPTNVNNPTQYYDEDYRNHDNKSDDFGFTRTNKTTINGRNVSNKTASIDREQLSDVISKLSVQIPNVNDVSTLVTDEEVLVVYDTDTKDRTDTADQVKRTAMSVVPRYYHVYVSDDPTLAQNVENFATLKSGSRGIDYTIEQTIKSMLKSPQGYKMSDVENENGEMINDKRDHHDNIKQKMDNL, encoded by the coding sequence ATGAAAAAGACAATCATGACGTTAGGTTTAAGCTCGATCATTGCACTGACGGGATGCTCCGATAAACAAGAGCAGGGACTCGGTGCAAAGAACCATGCAGGCAACCCGACAAATGTAAATAATCCCACTCAGTACTATGACGAGGATTATCGGAACCATGATAATAAAAGCGATGATTTTGGCTTTACCCGGACAAATAAGACGACCATTAATGGGCGCAATGTTTCCAACAAAACCGCTTCCATTGATCGTGAACAACTTTCTGATGTCATTTCCAAGCTCAGTGTACAGATTCCGAATGTCAATGATGTATCCACCCTTGTGACCGATGAGGAGGTTCTCGTCGTTTATGATACGGATACCAAGGATAGAACGGATACCGCCGACCAAGTGAAGCGCACTGCCATGTCCGTCGTCCCTCGTTATTATCATGTATATGTTAGTGATGATCCCACCCTTGCCCAAAATGTCGAGAATTTCGCTACCTTGAAATCAGGCAGCAGAGGCATTGACTATACGATTGAACAGACCATCAAAAGCATGCTCAAGTCACCACAAGGATACAAAATGAGTGACGTGGAAAATGAAAACGGGGAAATGATCAACGATAAAAGAGATCATCATGATAACATCAAGCAAAAGATGGACAATCTCTAA
- the lipA gene encoding lipoyl synthase, with translation MSVSSTNKEILRKPDWLKIKLNTNENYLGLKNMMREKNLHTVCEEAKCPNIHECWAVRRTATFMILGEICTRACRFCAVTTGRPNELDWAEPERVADSVVLMNLKHVVITAVARDDLKDGGAEVFAETVRAIRRKNPFTSIEVLPSDMGGVHENIKILMDAKPDILNHNIETVRSLSDRVRAQAKYERSLELLRRAKELYPEIPTKSSLMVGLGETREEILETMDDLRANNVDIMTIGQYLQPTKKHLKVLKYYTPEEFSELKDRALEKGFSHCESGPLVRSSYHADEQVNAAAKHKQSKGEELLK, from the coding sequence ATTTCCGTGTCTTCTACAAATAAAGAAATTCTTCGAAAACCAGATTGGTTAAAAATAAAGCTTAATACTAATGAAAATTACCTTGGTTTGAAAAATATGATGCGAGAGAAAAATCTCCATACGGTATGTGAGGAAGCGAAATGCCCGAATATCCACGAATGCTGGGCAGTAAGAAGAACGGCGACCTTCATGATCTTAGGGGAAATATGTACAAGGGCTTGCCGTTTCTGTGCGGTTACAACCGGACGTCCCAATGAACTGGACTGGGCTGAACCTGAGCGCGTAGCTGATTCCGTTGTGTTAATGAATTTAAAACATGTGGTCATTACGGCTGTCGCCCGTGATGATTTAAAGGATGGAGGCGCCGAGGTGTTTGCTGAAACGGTTCGTGCCATCCGCCGTAAAAATCCATTCACTTCCATTGAGGTATTGCCATCTGATATGGGCGGGGTGCATGAAAACATCAAAATTTTGATGGATGCCAAGCCAGACATCCTCAACCATAATATAGAGACCGTCAGAAGCTTATCTGACCGTGTGCGGGCGCAGGCGAAATACGAGCGTTCATTGGAGCTGTTAAGAAGGGCCAAGGAGCTGTATCCGGAAATCCCGACGAAATCCAGCTTGATGGTCGGTCTAGGCGAAACTCGGGAGGAAATCCTTGAAACGATGGATGACCTAAGGGCGAATAACGTCGATATCATGACGATCGGCCAGTATCTGCAGCCGACCAAAAAGCATTTAAAGGTTCTTAAATACTACACGCCCGAGGAGTTTTCTGAATTAAAAGACCGCGCTTTGGAAAAAGGCTTCAGCCACTGCGAATCCGGTCCGCTTGTCCGTTCTTCCTATCATGCGGATGAACAGGTCAATGCAGCGGCAAAACATAAGCAAAGCAAAGGCGAAGAACTATTGAAATAG
- a CDS encoding M23 family metallopeptidase — translation MKGPSQVANAAVDIPEAYAGRMELYKNMEATLQIPWYYLAGADQYEHSIRLARPDLEPAKGLIGLNIEPSKWRGILNPNLNDVNPLTITFFDGLGVDGNGDGKADIMNDTDRLYAFSKHLRNYGTDEDNIRIALWDYYKRDKAVSIIMGNAEIYKKYGRLDLQEKAFPVPVRTHYTYLNTWGSARGWGGRRIHEGTDIFADYSLPVRSTSYGIIEMKGWNKFGGWRIGIRDLNNTYHYFAHLSGFTEGLKVGHIVEPGQVIGGVGSTGYGPPGTSGKFPPHLHYGMYKDNGRTEWSFDPYPYLKMWERKDLAKKQN, via the coding sequence TTGAAAGGTCCAAGCCAAGTGGCTAATGCTGCTGTCGATATCCCTGAAGCATATGCAGGGAGGATGGAGCTATATAAAAATATGGAGGCGACACTCCAGATTCCATGGTATTATCTCGCTGGAGCCGATCAATATGAACATAGCATACGGCTTGCACGGCCGGATCTGGAGCCGGCGAAAGGGTTGATTGGCCTCAATATCGAGCCTTCAAAATGGAGAGGCATCCTTAACCCGAACTTAAATGATGTAAACCCGCTCACGATCACCTTTTTTGATGGTTTGGGCGTGGATGGAAATGGTGATGGCAAGGCGGATATCATGAATGATACGGACCGTTTATATGCGTTTTCCAAGCACCTCCGGAATTATGGCACCGATGAAGATAATATCAGGATCGCCCTTTGGGATTATTATAAACGGGACAAAGCCGTCAGCATCATCATGGGCAATGCAGAAATCTACAAGAAATATGGCCGACTGGATTTACAGGAAAAAGCCTTCCCGGTCCCTGTTCGGACTCATTATACGTATTTGAATACATGGGGGAGCGCTCGCGGCTGGGGAGGCAGGAGGATCCACGAGGGCACTGACATCTTTGCTGATTATAGCCTGCCGGTTCGATCGACCAGTTATGGAATCATTGAAATGAAAGGCTGGAACAAATTCGGCGGATGGCGGATAGGGATACGGGATTTAAATAATACGTATCATTATTTTGCCCATTTAAGCGGGTTTACCGAAGGACTGAAGGTTGGACATATTGTCGAGCCAGGACAAGTCATCGGAGGAGTGGGCAGTACAGGTTATGGCCCTCCAGGAACATCAGGTAAATTCCCACCGCATCTCCATTATGGAATGTACAAAGATAACGGCCGCACGGAATGGAGCTTTGACC